The Alkalihalobacillus sp. LMS6 genomic interval GTTTCTGATTTTAAAGTCACTGAAGTCTATTATGGAGATGTAGAGGTTGGAGAAATACTCCCAATCAAACAATTCGGCGGGGAAATGGATGGTATGAATTTTGTAAGTGAAGATATTGTTTTTTTGAATGAGGATGAAGAATACGTGGTCTTTTTAAGTACTTTTGATGACTCCCCAGCTGTTCTAACTAATTATACACAAGGTTTATATGAAATAAATAACGAAGTTCTTATACCAGTAATTGATGAAGAAGAAATTAAACTTGAAATTTCATTATATGATTTAGAGAGTGTTGATGAAATTATTGAAGAGTACAAAAATTGAAATAGCACTAAAACATAATAACCTTAAGAAAGTTCTTTTTTTATAAAATTTGTGTGAAAACATAAATCAACTAAAAAGAGCTTCTTTTTTAGGTTTATCGGTATTAAATATCAATCGTGTTTGATTCTAATGAAACGTTTTCTGTCATTACTTAGTCTAATAAAGAAAAGGGAGGTTTATGGATGGAAAGGGATTCAACTTCTTTTGTCGATCTTGCAAAAAAAGGGGATAAATCGGCTTTTTTATATCTTATAAATTTAGAGAAAGAAAAATTATATAAACTGGCATTTATCTATACAAAAAATGAGAATGATGCTTTAGATGTGTTCCAGGAAACTATTGCTAAATCTTTAGAAAAAATTACATCACTTAAAAAAAATGAATATTTTTCGACTTGGATAACAAAGATTCTAATAAATATTGCTATAGATTTTTTGAAAAAGAAACAAAAAACCACATTAATAGAAAGTGATTATAATGAGTCTCCTTCTAATAATATGGAAATTGACACAAATTTAGATTTGTTAAAGGCTTTAACAAAATTAAAAACAAAAAATAAAACAGTACTTTATCTTAGATATTATAAAGATCTTCAGGTAAATGAAATAGCAAAGATATTGGATTGTCCAGTAGGTACGGTGAAAACCCAAATTCATCGTAGCTTAGCAGAGTTAAAAAAAATATTAAATGGAGGAAATGAAAATGAACTCAGATAAATTTAAAAAAGACATAGACTCTTTAGAAGTTCCTATTACTAAACTAGATAAAATTATTCAAGAAGAAATGAGAAAAGAAAGGGTCATGAAGAAAAGCATTTTTCATTTTAGTAAGCCTGTGAAATTTTCGTTTTTAGTTATTGCAGCTTTACTAATTTTTTTCTTTTCCACTTCAAAGAATCATAATAATGAAGCAATCGTTAATGAAGACCAAACCAATTTACTCATTTCCGATGTTATAGAGTACGATAATGTTACGGAGCTCATTAATAATTCAGATCTTATTGTGAGAGCTCGTGTAACGTCACAAGAGCTTGAATCAATTCAAATTGATTCATTAAACAGTGATGATATGATGTATATTGTTTCCGAAGTGAAGACTATAGATACTTACAAAGGTCAGCCATCGGAGACAGAAACTATAAAGCAGCTTAATGAAACGACCGATAATAATTCATATACCTTAAAAGAAGATGAGGAATATCTATTATTTTTAGAGGTTTATGAAGATGTTCCTGCCTCTCTTATTTCAAATCAAGTATTTATAATTAATGACGATAATGTAGTGAGTCATCAAGGTGATATTTCTTTTACGCTGAAAGAATTTTCGGATAATATAAAAGGGAATTAACAGGTATATTTTTCAAAGGCTTATAGGGGAGGGGACAAATGACAACTACGTTTTTGCTCATTTATTCAATAACCACCACGCTCTCATTTCTTACTAAAAACAGAAAAACGATGAACATTGGATAGAACAAGACTGTGCAGAAGGCTTAAACCCTTCTATAAATGAATAGTAACAGCAAAAAACAACCAGAAGGACTCTGGTTGTTCCGCAACAATCTTCCATTTATGGTTAGCATTAAACACTTATCAAGCCTGATCAAGACCAAGTATGGATTTGTACCTCATATCACGAGCATACGTTTTATAATAAGAAGCTTTTTTAAGGTCATTAGCGCGTTTATAATAATGAGAAACTTCCGTGCACATGTCATAGCAATCATAAAAATATTCGTGTGACTCTAATAGGTTTAACCCTTCCATAACAAGGTTTTCATCTCTATTCAGGTAGAGACCACGTGTGACCAGAAGCTTCCCTACAATTTCTTTTACACTCTTCTTTTTTGCTTCTTCTTCAACCCACTCAAAGCCATCAATATATGTACCTAATCGTAGTTCTAAATTTTTTATATAATAATGCGCTTTTAAACAGATGGATGAACGCTGAAAGTCTGGATCAAGTAGCGCTTTTTTAAAGTAGACAATCGCTTCTTCAAAGTTTTCCGACCAGATTCGATTAATGCCAATATTATACGTCGTCACAGCATGATTATATGGAGACGATTTCGTCGCTTCCAATAAATCATTAAACATGTCTTGCGCTTTGCTGTGCTGATGAAGTTCACTGTAAATTCCTGATAAAATTTGCTTACAAGCAAACACATTAATTTTATAACTAGAGTGTTTTTCAAAAAATTCTAGGGCTTGTTCAAGATAAGAGAATGCGAATGTAAATTGGTCTATGTGATAATAGCTTATACCCAGTATCTGATAAAACTCAGCTTTTTCCACAGGATCTTCTACTTTTTCAAGAAGCCGTTCAGCAATTTTGTACGTGCGAATCGCAGACTTATAACGTTTATGATAGAATTCATTTCTTCCACAGACGTAGTAATACATAAAATGAAGGTAATCGTTCGCTTGCGTTGCAACCCCTTCTAGAATGGTCAGGTCCATTCTTTCGTTGGCTTCATCAGGAGACACTTTTAAGATTAATAGATCATAGAGCATGGACACCAATTGATAGTAAGCAAGCATCTTATCATCTGGCTTCATCATGGCAACCATTCGCTCGACTTCTGGCTTTAATAATTTCGCTTGTTTTACATCCTTTGCAATAATACAACTGTAACATTCTACGACTTGTTGCCCTACCCTCTCGACCGCTAAAGCCTCCATGATTCCCCTCTTTTCTTTAGCTAAATACCGAAAAATCCCCATCCGTTAACAGGCGAGGATTTATCAATAAGGCTTCCATTCACAACTTATCTGGAAACTTAAACAACCATTAAATTAGTGTTCATGCTTAACGTAAGTTTCTACTAAACCAAAACTCGCAGGACTATGCTCATGCTTAGGGCCTGCTGTATCAATAGCATTTGCCGTAAAACCTATAGAACTTAGAATAAAAACAACCGCTAATCCAGTTAACAACTTTTTCAACTTTGATCAACTCCTAATATTGTTTTATTACTCATTTCATTTGCATACTCCAAGTAATATAAAGCCATTTTGAAATCATTCATCTTTTTATAATGTTTAGAAATCTCTTCGCATAAATCACGACACTCATCATAATACTCATTAGCTTGTAATAAATTTAGGCCTTCTTCTATAAAAGAATACCCTTCATTTAAATAAAGACCGCGACAAATCAACAGCTTTCCTTTAATTTCTTTCGCACCTTCATTATGTACTTCTTCCTCTAATTGTTCAAGACCTTCAGTATAGTTTCCCAACCTCATTTGTAAATTTAATACATGGTACTTTGCTTTTAAATAGATAGCAGAATTTCTAAATTCTTCAATTCGTAAGGCCTCGTTAAAATGTTGAATGGCTTCCTCAAAATTGCCCACAAGAATTCTGTTAACTCCTATGTTATAGGTAGTGATTGCTTGATAATATGGAAATGGTCTTGATAGAATAATCAACTCCTTATAAATCACTTCAGCTTTCTCATATTCCTTAAGCTCACTGTGAATACCTGCTAGGATTTGCTTACAAGATATGACATTCATGACATAACTAGAGTCTTTCTCAAAGATCTCTAATGCCTGTTCCAAATAAGAAAATGCAAAGGTATATTGATCAATTCGATAATAACTAATACCAAGTTTTTGATAGAATTCGGCTTTCTCAACTGGATCTTTCACTTTTTCAATTAATCGTTCCGCTATTTTGTATGTCCGTATAGCCGATTTATATCGTTGTTTATAAAATTCAGTCTGCCCCCATACATAGTAATACATAAAGTTCAGATAATCGTTTGTTTGAACGGCAATGTTTTCGAGTATCGTTTCATCCAACGCTTTCGTCTTTTCGTCTGGGGCTTCTCTTAGAACCAATAGATCATATTGTAGCGAGACTAATTGGTAATAAGCGAGCATTTTATCGTCAGGTTCCATTTTGGCAATCATGATATCAATTTCTGGTTTTAATAGCTTTGCTTGTTTTATGTCTTTTGTAATAATGCAACTGTACCATTCCACGATCCTCTGCCCGACATCCTCGACCGCTAAAGCTTTCATAGACACCCTCATTTCGTTATCTCTTTTTAATATCCATTATACAGGAAATTATAGGAAAATTAACACTTTTCATGTTGGGAAAATCATTTGGTTCTGACGTAGAGGATGTGTTTGTTTTTGTCGGATTTTGTTGAATGAATACATCGATTTAGGTTGCTGTTTAATGAAGAAGTTTCATTTACTCTCTCTTATAAAGAAGTAAGGTTGTATCACCATGAATGTTTACAATCACACTTAATCGTCCAGACTTGTTGATGCAGCTGTTTCACTTATCACCTCAGATTATTTATTGACTTCTAATTCTAAGAGACGCTGCATAATAGTCTGATAGAGGTGAGTAGATGAAAAACCTAAATCGAAAAGGTGTTCTTGCAGAAAAAAACCGTATACATAATACGCCAAAAAAAGATCGACCACCTATTGAATTGTATACAGATGTAGAGATGGAATATGCAGCTAAATATACAAAAGCAGATAAAAAACTTCTTGATAAGATGCGCAAAGAATTTGGAGTAAAAAAGAAACAAAAAAACTAGAGCCACGTTAACGCGCTCCAGCTTTTTCGTTTCTTTTATGCGTGCGACGACCGTACATATTAATATAAGTCTGTTCATCTTCATTTATAACCGGTAATTGAAAATCCGGACGTTCTTTCCGTGGCTTGTCGGAGTTAAAAAGCTTGCGTACGTTCGCACGACCTCTTGCTTTCTGTTCAGCTGATAAATGTTTCATAGCATCGCCTCCTGATAATCACAGTATATAATACTATTAATAAGTTGTCAGCTAGTTTGCTAGACCTCGTCATTTAAAACAGAGACGGAGTAGGCATAATCATAAGCAGTCCTAGCAGAGTTGGCCAATCCCTTACAAAAATGAATATCGTGCTGATCAAATACTTTTGTAGGTGAGGAGATAACGATATACAGTGGCGGGGATTCTTCATCAACTATTGATTTAACATAGACGAGAATTTGATTTTTGTAACCTTTTCTAAAGTCACGATCATCATTATTTATTTCTGAAACATGACCTGATTCAGCAATCTCTTTTTTATTCTTAAGTTCTATTCTAACATCGCGACTAGCCATCTTCCTTTTTCTAGTTTCAAAGATTTGATGAGAGACATCCACTTTTGCTTCGCCGTATACTTCAGAAATGGCGATAGTAAATACTTCATTAAAATAATTTGCAATTCCACCAGAATCGTAAGCACTGTCTGTTTCTGCCTCGAATGCATCACGACTATTAAATTGAGCTAAGTATTTTATTGTCCCTGAAGAAATAGCAAGACTTTTAAACTCTTCTTTTTGCTGCTCTTCTCCTTCAAAAGAAATGCTTCCTAGGGAAAGCTTATTAATCCTCATGAGAGTAATTGGCGTTAGGATGAATAACGCCATAACGACCAACTGATAGAACGTGTGCTCAACCAAAGCCTGATTAAAAGTAGATGAAAAAATAATTTCAATAAACCCGTCACTATTTTGATAGGCATCAAATGTAGGAAAGAGTTCTGAAAGGGAGCCTGTCCCATAAATAAGTCTAATTAGGAAAGTGAAAAAATTAATAGCAGATAAAGTCATTAATGTGCCGAATGCAAAATTTTTATTAGTGGCCATCTCTAATTCTCCATATTGTATTTTCAATTACACTCATCTTTCGTCGAATTCTATACCCTATAATTGATTGTGCTGTAAAGGATCACATCTCGCTCTTCATTACTTAATTTGTTCCCCAAATTAACCCAACCCTTCACATCTTGATTCAAAGCGGAGTAACATCAAATCCAAGCGCTTCTAAAATAGCTTGCATGAAATGAATGTCTGGAATCGCTTAATTATTTTCAAACCTTCTACTATATGAATGAGACATTTTCACCTTATCTGTCAGGCCTTGGACTGTTAAACCTCTTGCTTTCTCGAAACCTTCTCATCATTTTATCAACGAGTAAATTTTCCACATCGTCAACCTTTTGATAAACTAGATAAACCGTCTATTAGATAATTGTACGACGAAAAGGAAATAATATCCATAAAATACACTCAACTAAAAGAGAAATATACTCATGAAGAATGAACTAATAGTAACTAATTTACGGGATAGCCACACATAAAGCATTAGATGCTCTTGTTTTTAAGTCTCGCTTTAAATTGTTAAAAAAGAACCGCTGCGTGGCAGCGGTTTTTCATCTATCCTCTATCCTCTATCCTCATTCCACTTCTTCTACTTCAACTAAGCGGACATTGTCTAGTTCCATTTCATATGGCACCGCTAGTTGCGCATCTCCTGCTCGTCTGCCAAATCCAAACATGAGGCTGTAATCGCCATTTTCGTCTACTTCTACGATCGCTTCATGGGTCTCCATTTCTGTTCCAATCGAATGTCGGTTCACACCTGACTGACTGCCCACTAATTCTGTATTAAGGAAGCGCGGGGAATCTGAACGCATATCAAATGCCAATTTGTACACACCTTCTGGCACTTCTAAGTTTTGAAATAGCTGGATGTGCCACCATTCCCACCCGACTTGTTGAACCGTTGTTCGCAAGGTCTCTTGTTCAATCGAGAAATCAGCTAAACCTGCCCAGCCTTCATACCAACCTTGGTTGTGGATATTCCACGTATCCGACAATTGATCAGGCGTACCAAGTTCTGTTGTTTCCGTAAAAGCGCCATCTCGCA includes:
- a CDS encoding sigma-70 family RNA polymerase sigma factor; the encoded protein is MERDSTSFVDLAKKGDKSAFLYLINLEKEKLYKLAFIYTKNENDALDVFQETIAKSLEKITSLKKNEYFSTWITKILINIAIDFLKKKQKTTLIESDYNESPSNNMEIDTNLDLLKALTKLKTKNKTVLYLRYYKDLQVNEIAKILDCPVGTVKTQIHRSLAELKKILNGGNENELR
- a CDS encoding Rap family tetratricopeptide repeat protein, translating into MKALAVEDVGQRIVEWYSCIITKDIKQAKLLKPEIDIMIAKMEPDDKMLAYYQLVSLQYDLLVLREAPDEKTKALDETILENIAVQTNDYLNFMYYYVWGQTEFYKQRYKSAIRTYKIAERLIEKVKDPVEKAEFYQKLGISYYRIDQYTFAFSYLEQALEIFEKDSSYVMNVISCKQILAGIHSELKEYEKAEVIYKELIILSRPFPYYQAITTYNIGVNRILVGNFEEAIQHFNEALRIEEFRNSAIYLKAKYHVLNLQMRLGNYTEGLEQLEEEVHNEGAKEIKGKLLICRGLYLNEGYSFIEEGLNLLQANEYYDECRDLCEEISKHYKKMNDFKMALYYLEYANEMSNKTILGVDQS